In Chryseobacterium camelliae, one DNA window encodes the following:
- a CDS encoding alpha/beta hydrolase, producing MERNIIFMIGFVLAAFQISCKDNKITPGSDASFIKKENVLYDENRNPELTMDLYIPEEHSHKDRDVFIIIHGGGWRGGNKSELTFFTLSMMQKFPHSVFANINYRLASTSRYALPNQIEDIRSAMHYLEKTLKFQPRLILLGNSAGGHLSMLYAYKFDRNKKVKAVINIVGPADLSDPGFKRYDDYSFLKSHLVDPKYTSASQMIFASPIAWINNHSAPTLSYYGINDQVVPVTQKSILDSALSKNKVLHESYEFTGGHSDWYQNENGKFLIGKIEDFLKKL from the coding sequence ATGGAAAGAAATATCATTTTTATGATCGGATTTGTTCTGGCAGCTTTTCAAATCAGTTGTAAGGACAACAAGATAACACCGGGTAGTGATGCCTCATTTATAAAAAAAGAGAATGTTCTGTATGATGAAAACAGGAATCCGGAACTTACCATGGATCTGTATATTCCGGAAGAGCACTCTCATAAAGACAGAGATGTATTTATAATCATCCATGGCGGTGGCTGGCGTGGCGGCAATAAGTCTGAGCTGACATTTTTCACACTGTCCATGATGCAGAAATTTCCGCATTCAGTTTTTGCCAATATCAATTACAGGCTTGCCTCAACATCAAGGTATGCATTGCCTAATCAGATTGAAGATATCAGAAGTGCGATGCACTACCTGGAGAAGACATTGAAGTTCCAGCCAAGGTTGATCCTTCTTGGAAACAGTGCGGGAGGCCATCTTTCCATGCTGTATGCCTACAAGTTTGATCGCAATAAAAAAGTAAAAGCAGTTATCAATATTGTCGGCCCTGCTGATCTGTCTGATCCGGGTTTTAAACGCTATGATGATTATTCCTTTCTTAAAAGCCATCTTGTGGATCCAAAATATACCTCTGCATCACAGATGATATTTGCCAGTCCTATAGCATGGATCAACAATCATTCTGCTCCTACCCTTTCCTATTACGGAATCAACGACCAGGTAGTTCCTGTTACGCAAAAATCCATCCTGGATTCTGCTCTTAGCAAAAATAAAGTTCTCCATGAGTCCTATGAATTTACCGGAGGCCACTCGGATTGGTACCAGAATGAGAATGGAAAATTCCTAATCGGGAAGATAGAGGATTTTTTGAAGAAACTTTAA
- a CDS encoding TonB-dependent receptor domain-containing protein gives MKTTILIAAIFFTGFTFAQEKKTDSVKTKSIDEVTITKQVFKKQSDRFVYDVAASPVSKGNTTFDLLKQMPLLSTTDDKTLKIAGKNNALIYINGRKTNMDAESLVQFLKNTPAENIQKIEVITVPGSEYQVESSDGIINIILKKRMSDGTSGTMRMSNSQNKYNASQASFSVNYRKDKLGISSSLSGGENINPQAYILKNGTGNIRNESVGNIDDPNKNIGGYLNVDYQLNDKSNLALSWNSWANKSYNSTIDLLNTITQYSNGNLISTNYTRTKNKEDARNYNNSVNLNYELKLDSLGSKLNVNAAYLNYKRFQYSDNKTMLPGTANDFSLISKKIIQNIPQLINNFSGTVDYIQKFKHDFTFSAGGNFNKTKTDNDTRNTTFSYSYNDDDTLLNTQTKEDPNHFIYDENIYGLYVTFEKKFSDKFSGKAGARYEITSSLGTSDNAKQPEYQKIKRNYQNLLPYLSFNYAINDKNNLSYSFSSRMRRPSFWELNPVKNIITENNYTQNNPFVKAASTYNQELTYMYKNSYFLILNHSLFKDVITQVPLQRTYMENNIEKVQLAYIRTNFGTKQEMSAMAGIQKTFFKGYLTTNFNAGFQHNINNGTLNIDPTTGQVFDTYTNKTKSTSLMIQTNNTIRLDKNKSWFLGVNYFFVDRQQIELGLLKNLMSLDISIKKTWNDWTFALNLEDVLRTNIIVIEDTQANGNYNYIRNDQYNRGGTFSITYNFGNKKVKKVRDIEGASDAIKSRTR, from the coding sequence ATGAAAACGACCATTCTCATTGCTGCTATATTCTTCACCGGTTTTACTTTTGCCCAGGAGAAAAAAACCGATTCTGTAAAAACAAAGTCTATTGATGAAGTAACCATCACCAAACAGGTATTTAAAAAGCAAAGCGACCGCTTTGTTTATGATGTAGCTGCTTCGCCAGTATCCAAAGGCAACACGACTTTTGACCTTCTGAAACAGATGCCTCTGCTTTCTACCACAGATGATAAAACATTAAAGATTGCCGGAAAGAACAATGCTCTGATTTACATCAACGGAAGAAAGACCAATATGGATGCAGAGTCCCTGGTACAGTTCCTTAAAAACACACCGGCTGAGAATATTCAGAAGATTGAAGTGATTACCGTTCCGGGGAGTGAATATCAGGTGGAATCCTCTGACGGCATCATCAATATCATTCTGAAGAAGAGAATGAGCGACGGAACCAGCGGAACCATGAGAATGTCCAACAGCCAGAATAAATACAACGCAAGCCAGGCCAGCTTTTCCGTAAATTACCGTAAAGATAAGCTGGGCATCAGCTCAAGCCTCAGCGGAGGAGAAAACATTAACCCACAGGCTTACATACTGAAAAACGGAACAGGCAATATCAGGAATGAATCTGTAGGAAACATTGATGACCCGAATAAAAATATCGGTGGCTACCTGAATGTTGATTATCAGCTGAACGATAAAAGCAATCTGGCTCTTTCATGGAATTCCTGGGCCAACAAAAGTTATAATTCCACCATCGACCTTTTAAACACCATTACCCAGTACAGCAACGGAAACCTGATTTCCACCAATTACACCCGTACAAAAAATAAGGAGGATGCACGCAATTACAACAATTCTGTGAACCTTAACTATGAACTGAAACTGGATTCACTGGGCAGTAAGCTTAATGTGAATGCAGCATACCTCAACTACAAGCGGTTCCAGTACTCCGATAACAAGACCATGCTGCCCGGTACTGCAAATGACTTTTCACTGATCAGTAAAAAAATCATCCAGAATATTCCGCAGCTCATCAATAATTTTTCCGGAACGGTAGATTACATCCAGAAATTCAAACATGATTTTACCTTCTCTGCCGGTGGTAATTTCAACAAGACCAAAACAGATAACGATACCCGGAATACCACTTTCAGTTACAGCTATAATGATGACGATACATTACTGAATACACAGACAAAGGAAGATCCGAATCACTTTATTTATGATGAAAACATTTATGGCCTTTACGTGACCTTCGAAAAGAAATTTTCTGATAAGTTTTCCGGAAAAGCCGGTGCCCGATATGAAATTACCAGCAGCCTCGGGACTTCGGATAATGCAAAACAGCCGGAATACCAAAAAATTAAACGCAACTACCAGAACCTGCTCCCTTACCTGAGTTTCAACTATGCCATCAATGATAAAAACAATCTTTCCTATTCATTTTCGAGCAGAATGAGAAGACCAAGTTTCTGGGAGCTGAATCCGGTAAAAAACATCATCACCGAAAACAATTATACCCAAAACAATCCTTTTGTAAAAGCAGCCTCTACCTATAATCAGGAGCTGACCTATATGTATAAGAATTCTTATTTCCTGATCTTAAACCACTCGCTGTTTAAAGATGTTATCACACAGGTTCCTTTGCAAAGGACGTATATGGAAAACAATATTGAAAAAGTACAGCTGGCCTATATCAGGACCAATTTCGGGACCAAGCAGGAAATGTCTGCAATGGCCGGAATTCAGAAAACATTCTTTAAAGGCTACCTTACTACGAACTTCAACGCAGGGTTCCAGCATAACATCAATAACGGGACACTCAATATTGATCCTACTACAGGTCAGGTATTCGATACCTATACCAATAAAACCAAATCTACGAGCTTAATGATACAGACGAATAACACGATCCGGCTGGATAAGAACAAATCCTGGTTCCTCGGCGTGAACTACTTTTTCGTAGACCGCCAGCAAATAGAGCTTGGATTGCTTAAAAATCTCATGAGCCTTGATATCAGTATCAAAAAAACCTGGAACGACTGGACCTTTGCCTTAAACCTTGAGGATGTACTACGCACCAATATTATAGTAATAGAAGACACACAGGCTAACGGGAACTATAATTACATCCGTAATGACCAGTACAACAGGGGGGGTACATTCAGCATCACCTATAACTTCGGAAATAAAAAGGTGAAGAAAGTACGGGACATCGAAGGAGCTTCCGATGCCATCAAGAGCAGAACACGGTAA
- a CDS encoding DUF3817 domain-containing protein — MNFIEKFFSKYPKEKLIKWFKQICLAEAISWFFLFTAMTWIRIDPNGVVPIIYISTIGSIHGLFFSLYLLFLPSIRKIYLWDDEDSVFSLIAAFFPFATIWIDKSLARFDRE, encoded by the coding sequence ATGAATTTCATAGAAAAATTTTTTTCAAAATATCCCAAAGAAAAACTGATTAAATGGTTCAAGCAGATTTGTCTTGCGGAAGCAATCTCATGGTTTTTCTTATTTACTGCCATGACCTGGATCCGTATAGATCCCAACGGAGTAGTTCCCATCATTTACATCAGTACCATCGGCAGTATTCATGGGCTCTTTTTCTCACTGTACCTTCTGTTTTTACCTTCGATAAGAAAAATATATCTCTGGGATGATGAAGACAGTGTTTTTTCACTAATTGCAGCATTCTTTCCGTTTGCAACGATCTGGATTGATAAAAGCCTGGCTAGATTTGACAGAGAATAA
- the nadD gene encoding nicotinate (nicotinamide) nucleotide adenylyltransferase, which translates to MKKIGLFFGSFNPIHIGHLILANYILENSDMDELWFVVSPQNPFKDKKTLLSDHNRLDMVQLAVKNYPNMRASNIEFSLPKPSYTVDTLTYLHEKYPEHSFSLIMGEDNLGSLHKWKNADLLVENHHIIVYPRVFEGAKKESVYGNHTNISMIKAPVIELSATEIRAMIREGKNVRPMLPPEVFEYLDGSSFYK; encoded by the coding sequence ATGAAAAAAATCGGTTTGTTTTTCGGATCATTCAATCCTATCCATATAGGCCACCTGATCCTGGCTAATTATATCCTGGAAAATTCTGATATGGATGAGCTGTGGTTTGTGGTAAGCCCTCAGAATCCTTTTAAAGATAAAAAAACCCTGCTCAGCGACCACAACAGGCTTGACATGGTTCAGCTTGCGGTAAAGAACTATCCGAATATGCGGGCTTCCAATATAGAGTTCTCTTTACCGAAGCCCAGCTATACTGTTGATACGCTAACCTACCTTCATGAAAAATATCCTGAGCACTCTTTCAGCCTGATTATGGGTGAAGATAACCTCGGCAGCCTCCACAAATGGAAAAATGCGGATCTCCTGGTGGAAAATCACCACATTATCGTGTATCCAAGAGTATTTGAAGGAGCAAAAAAAGAATCCGTATACGGCAACCACACCAATATTTCAATGATTAAAGCTCCTGTGATCGAACTTTCTGCTACGGAAATCCGGGCCATGATTCGGGAGGGTAAAAATGTGAGGCCGATGCTGCCGCCGGAAGTCTTCGAATATTTGGACGGAAGCAGTTTTTATAAGTAA
- the recJ gene encoding single-stranded-DNA-specific exonuclease RecJ: MSQKWIYKPEPDEEIVDGLSSSLGFGTFESKLLVLRGIDNYQKAREFFKPNLNDIHNPFLMADMQKAVERIANAIENGEKILIYGDYDVDGTTAVALMYLYLSKIVQKKYLDYYIPDRNSEGYGISTEGIDFARDNGFSLIIALDCGIKAIDMINYAKEAGIDFIICDHHLPGEEIPDAVAVLDPKRADCRYPFKELSGCGVGFKLCQGLNTIYRIPEAELFELTDLLAISIAADIVSMTGENRVLAKMGLKTLRKTRNLGLRLLIPDDKLSHFEISNIVFEIAPKINAAGRISHGKAAVELMVSDNLKHAHQIVNDIMDLNDERRELDMNSTLSALNQIIESQQESRLTTIVYHPEWNKGVIGIVASRLIETYYRPTLVFTDGNNGEMVASARSVADFDVHEALDLCSEYFLKFGGHHAAAGLSMEKEKFEAFKEKFERIVSEKIKDHQKEPSITIDSEIHIDEINREFINFHRKLAPFGPHNMKPILALTKQKVSGYIKTMGKDNNHLKFYIKQESTGRSIECVGFKLGQFADDFRTKSFDLAFTLEENHWKGNVTHYLNIKDVKFSD, from the coding sequence ATGAGTCAAAAATGGATTTACAAGCCTGAACCCGATGAGGAAATCGTGGATGGACTAAGTTCGTCACTTGGTTTTGGAACTTTTGAATCTAAACTTCTCGTACTGAGAGGAATTGACAATTATCAAAAGGCCAGAGAATTTTTCAAACCGAATTTAAACGACATCCACAACCCTTTCCTGATGGCAGATATGCAAAAAGCGGTTGAACGCATTGCTAACGCCATTGAAAACGGAGAAAAAATACTGATTTACGGAGATTATGATGTGGACGGAACCACTGCCGTGGCCCTGATGTATCTTTACCTCAGCAAAATTGTCCAGAAAAAATACCTGGATTATTATATTCCGGACAGGAATTCTGAAGGATACGGTATTTCAACGGAAGGTATTGATTTCGCCCGCGACAACGGATTTTCTTTGATCATTGCGCTGGACTGCGGGATCAAGGCCATTGACATGATTAATTATGCAAAAGAAGCAGGAATTGATTTCATCATTTGCGACCATCACCTTCCGGGAGAAGAAATTCCTGATGCCGTTGCCGTTCTTGATCCTAAACGGGCAGACTGCCGGTATCCTTTTAAGGAACTTTCAGGATGCGGGGTCGGCTTCAAACTCTGCCAGGGATTGAATACCATTTACAGGATTCCTGAAGCCGAATTATTTGAACTGACTGATCTTCTAGCCATTTCCATCGCTGCTGATATCGTATCGATGACCGGTGAAAACCGTGTATTGGCTAAAATGGGCCTTAAGACACTGAGGAAAACACGTAATCTAGGTTTGAGACTGCTGATTCCGGATGATAAACTTTCTCATTTTGAGATCTCCAATATTGTTTTTGAAATTGCCCCTAAAATCAATGCTGCCGGAAGGATTTCGCATGGTAAGGCTGCTGTTGAGCTCATGGTTTCGGATAACCTGAAACACGCCCATCAGATCGTTAATGATATCATGGACCTGAATGATGAAAGGCGCGAGCTGGATATGAATTCTACCCTGTCTGCGCTGAACCAGATCATCGAATCCCAGCAGGAAAGCCGGCTTACAACTATTGTTTACCATCCTGAATGGAACAAGGGCGTTATCGGTATCGTAGCCTCAAGGCTGATTGAAACGTATTACCGTCCTACACTGGTTTTCACAGACGGAAACAATGGAGAAATGGTTGCTTCCGCACGATCCGTTGCCGACTTTGATGTGCACGAAGCCCTGGACCTGTGCTCCGAATACTTCCTGAAATTCGGCGGACATCATGCTGCTGCAGGACTTTCTATGGAAAAGGAAAAATTTGAGGCATTCAAAGAAAAATTTGAACGCATTGTATCAGAAAAGATCAAAGATCACCAGAAAGAGCCATCAATAACCATAGATTCGGAAATCCACATCGATGAAATCAACCGGGAGTTCATTAATTTCCACAGGAAACTGGCGCCTTTCGGCCCTCATAATATGAAGCCTATCCTGGCTTTAACCAAGCAGAAGGTTTCCGGATATATCAAAACGATGGGGAAAGACAATAATCACCTGAAGTTTTATATCAAACAGGAATCTACCGGAAGGAGTATTGAATGCGTAGGCTTCAAGCTGGGACAGTTTGCCGATGACTTCAGGACTAAAAGTTTCGACCTTGCTTTTACACTGGAAGAAAACCACTGGAAAGGCAATGTGACACATTACCTTAACATCAAGGATGTAAAATTCAGTGATTAA
- a CDS encoding alpha-amylase family glycosyl hydrolase, which produces MKNILLLIIFTMFSGGVHAQENDVRYQPKPYVEIRHPEWSKNATIYEVNIRQYTPEGTFKAFEKHLPRLKKMGVDIIWLMPVHPIGELNRKGKLGSYYSVKDFKGINPDFGSLDDFKNLVRKIHSMGMHVIIDWVGNHSAWDNPLTKEHPDWYTKTREGKFQPTPWYDWDDVIDFDYNNPAFRKYMTDALKYWVSETDIDGFRCDVAGFIPVDFWENARTELDQLKPVFMLAEWESRDLYKKSFDMTYSWTLWDKLKLATVEKKGAPALFEYMAHDVNSFPYDSYRMTFTDNHDKNSWEGNQFSNFGNGLEAAMVLCSTVNGMPLVYSGQEAGLDRSLAFFDKDPIGWKEHRFAGIYETLFKLKHSNQALWNGRWGGEMERVHNDNMNNILSFYREKNGDAVMTIINFSDKDAEVKLDTQYFKNTYKELFSGTPYMISENKTPMKLKAWEYRVLVKTK; this is translated from the coding sequence ATGAAAAACATATTGCTGCTGATCATCTTTACTATGTTTTCCGGGGGTGTACATGCCCAGGAAAATGATGTCCGTTACCAGCCAAAACCCTATGTTGAAATCAGGCATCCTGAATGGTCAAAGAATGCAACGATTTATGAAGTCAACATCAGGCAATATACGCCGGAAGGAACTTTCAAAGCCTTTGAAAAACATCTTCCCCGCTTAAAAAAAATGGGGGTTGATATCATCTGGCTGATGCCGGTGCATCCGATAGGAGAACTTAACCGCAAAGGTAAACTGGGCAGCTACTATTCTGTGAAGGACTTTAAAGGGATCAATCCTGATTTCGGCAGTTTGGATGATTTTAAAAACCTGGTCCGCAAAATACACAGCATGGGAATGCACGTTATCATCGATTGGGTGGGGAATCATTCTGCATGGGACAATCCCCTGACCAAAGAGCATCCTGACTGGTACACGAAAACGAGGGAGGGAAAGTTCCAGCCTACACCATGGTACGACTGGGATGACGTGATTGATTTTGATTACAATAATCCTGCTTTCAGAAAGTATATGACTGATGCGCTCAAATATTGGGTCTCTGAAACCGATATAGATGGTTTCCGCTGCGATGTTGCCGGATTTATCCCTGTTGACTTCTGGGAAAATGCCAGAACGGAGCTGGATCAGCTAAAACCTGTTTTCATGCTTGCAGAATGGGAATCCAGGGATCTTTATAAAAAATCTTTTGATATGACATATTCGTGGACGCTTTGGGATAAACTGAAGCTGGCCACTGTTGAGAAGAAGGGCGCTCCGGCTCTGTTTGAATATATGGCCCATGATGTCAACAGCTTCCCTTATGACTCCTACCGGATGACCTTTACCGATAATCATGATAAAAATTCCTGGGAAGGCAACCAGTTTTCCAATTTCGGGAACGGGCTTGAAGCAGCCATGGTCCTTTGTAGCACCGTCAACGGAATGCCTCTGGTGTACAGCGGACAGGAAGCGGGGCTAGACAGGAGCCTTGCTTTTTTTGACAAGGATCCTATCGGCTGGAAAGAACATCGATTTGCCGGCATTTATGAAACCTTATTCAAACTCAAACACAGCAATCAGGCGCTGTGGAATGGCCGTTGGGGCGGCGAAATGGAAAGGGTTCATAATGACAATATGAATAACATACTGTCATTCTACAGAGAGAAAAACGGAGATGCGGTAATGACCATTATTAATTTCTCCGATAAAGATGCAGAGGTTAAGCTGGACACCCAATATTTTAAAAATACTTATAAAGAACTGTTTTCGGGTACACCTTATATGATTTCAGAAAATAAAACCCCAATGAAACTGAAGGCTTGGGAATACAGGGTTTTAGTTAAAACTAAATAG